The following nucleotide sequence is from Blastocatellia bacterium.
TTATGAAAAATATAGCTAGTAATCCCACTCGCTATAGTCCAATAAACTATTTAATTCTTTTTGATGGAATTCCCATAAAGGCATGAATTTGCTCATCAAACTATTGAAACGTTTATTATGATGGCGTTCTAGCAAATGTACTAGTTCATGAACAATGATATATTCTAAACATAAAGTTGACTTTTTAGCTAATT
It contains:
- a CDS encoding M48 family metallopeptidase, coding for LAKKSTLCLEYIIVHELVHLLERHHNKRFNSLMSKFMPLWEFHQKELNSLLDYSEWDY